A stretch of the Paenibacillus dendritiformis genome encodes the following:
- a CDS encoding DUF6323 family protein — MHENSRMDLSRLFNSMNTSAQEQVMTELLELNEKTKEYGLVLTPQEIERMMAARSQILHGYGRVELSIQVTKELIESFSDSSFIQQESYADTLNELHEIFYYLKNETEDRISDRKLLYRMKEMFEDDCEGSLDLLKSRLEEYAEAFRRELQKLEFLREGEDDDWDQTI, encoded by the coding sequence ATGCACGAGAATAGCCGCATGGATTTGTCACGCCTTTTCAACTCCATGAATACGTCCGCGCAGGAGCAGGTCATGACTGAATTGCTGGAACTGAACGAGAAGACGAAGGAATACGGCTTGGTTCTGACCCCGCAGGAGATCGAACGGATGATGGCAGCGAGAAGCCAGATCCTGCACGGCTACGGGCGGGTGGAATTGAGCATTCAAGTGACCAAAGAGCTTATCGAATCGTTCTCGGATTCCTCGTTCATCCAGCAGGAGAGCTATGCGGATACCTTGAATGAGCTGCATGAGATTTTTTATTATCTGAAAAATGAAACCGAAGACAGAATCAGCGACAGGAAGCTCCTTTACAGGATGAAGGAAATGTTCGAAGACGATTGCGAGGGCTCCTTGGACTTGCTGAAGAGCAGACTCGAAGAGTATGCCGAAGCGTTCCGAAGAGAATTGCAGAAGCTTGAGTTTTTGCGTGAAGGAGAGGATGACGATTGGGATCAGACCATATAA
- the ahpF gene encoding alkyl hydroperoxide reductase subunit F, which yields MTLDQDIKNQLAQYLQLLEGDVVLKVSAGDDAASEDMLALVNELAGMSSKITVERTQLSRTPSFSVNRPGEDTGIAFAGTPLGHEFTSLVLALLQVSGRPPKAEQSVIDQIKSIRGEYKFETYVSLSCHNCPDVVQALNLMSVLNPGITHTMIDGAVFKEEVESKDIMSVPSVYLNGEFFESGRMTVEEILAKLGSAPDASEFENKEPYDVLVVGGGPAGASAAIYAARKGIRTGLVAERFGGQVNDTLGIENFISVKYTEGPQLVANIEQQVKEYNIDVMKLQRAKRLEKKDLIELELENGAVLKSKAVIVSTGARWRNIGVPGEAEFKNKGVAYCPHCDGPLFTGKDVAVIGGGNSGIEAAIDLAGIVRHVTVLEFAPELKADAVLQDRLYSLPNVTVLKNVQTQEITGTDKVNGISYVERDTGATKHIELQGVFVQIGLVPNTDWLTDTVERTRTGEIVVDSHGATNVPGVFAAGDCTNSPYKQIIISMGSGATAALGAFDYLIRN from the coding sequence ATGACACTAGACCAAGACATCAAAAATCAGCTAGCACAGTATCTCCAGCTCCTGGAAGGCGATGTCGTGCTCAAAGTCAGCGCAGGCGATGACGCCGCATCGGAAGACATGCTGGCCCTGGTCAATGAACTTGCCGGCATGTCCTCCAAGATCACGGTGGAGCGGACGCAATTGTCCCGCACACCGAGCTTTAGCGTCAATCGTCCGGGCGAGGATACGGGCATCGCCTTTGCGGGAACTCCTTTGGGGCACGAGTTTACTTCCCTCGTATTGGCTCTGCTGCAGGTGAGCGGCAGACCTCCAAAGGCGGAGCAGAGTGTCATTGACCAGATCAAAAGCATTCGCGGCGAATATAAGTTCGAAACTTATGTCAGCCTGAGCTGCCATAATTGTCCTGATGTGGTGCAAGCCTTGAACTTGATGAGCGTCCTCAATCCCGGCATTACGCATACGATGATTGACGGCGCCGTATTCAAAGAAGAGGTGGAAAGCAAGGACATTATGTCGGTGCCAAGCGTTTACCTCAATGGCGAATTTTTCGAAAGCGGCCGTATGACCGTGGAAGAAATTCTTGCCAAGCTGGGCAGCGCTCCGGATGCATCCGAGTTCGAGAATAAGGAGCCTTATGACGTGCTTGTGGTCGGGGGCGGCCCGGCAGGCGCAAGCGCGGCCATTTACGCGGCCCGCAAAGGGATTCGCACAGGTCTCGTGGCCGAACGCTTCGGCGGTCAGGTCAACGATACGTTGGGCATTGAGAACTTTATCAGCGTGAAATATACGGAAGGTCCTCAGCTCGTCGCGAATATTGAGCAGCAAGTGAAAGAGTACAACATCGATGTCATGAAGCTGCAGCGTGCCAAGCGGTTGGAGAAAAAGGACCTTATCGAGCTGGAGCTCGAAAACGGCGCCGTGCTGAAGAGCAAGGCGGTCATCGTATCGACAGGCGCTCGTTGGCGGAATATCGGCGTGCCTGGGGAAGCGGAGTTCAAGAACAAAGGGGTCGCATATTGTCCGCATTGCGACGGGCCTCTCTTCACAGGCAAAGACGTTGCCGTGATTGGCGGCGGTAACTCCGGTATCGAGGCGGCGATTGATCTCGCAGGCATCGTCCGGCATGTAACGGTTCTCGAGTTCGCGCCAGAGCTCAAAGCGGATGCCGTACTGCAAGACCGCCTGTACAGCCTGCCGAATGTTACGGTACTGAAGAACGTGCAGACACAAGAAATTACGGGAACCGACAAGGTGAACGGCATTTCCTATGTCGAGCGGGATACAGGAGCAACGAAGCATATTGAACTCCAAGGCGTGTTCGTACAAATCGGCCTTGTTCCGAATACGGATTGGTTAACGGACACGGTGGAACGCACGCGTACCGGCGAGATCGTGGTAGACAGCCATGGCGCTACCAACGTCCCTGGCGTGTTTGCGGCTGGCGATTGCACGAATAGTCCGTATAAGCAAATTATTATTTCGATGGGATCCGGCGCTACGGCAGCTTTGGGTGCGTTCGATTATCTCATCCGCAATTAA
- the ahpC gene encoding alkyl hydroperoxide reductase subunit C translates to MSLIGTEVLPFKASAFHNGKFIEVTEENFKGKWSIVCFYPADFTFVCPTELEDLQNHYETFKQLGVEVYSVSTDTHFTHKAWHESSPAIGKVEYIMIGDPSHVISRNFDVLIEAEGLADRGTFIIDPDGVIQAAEINAGGIGRDAGSLVNKIKAAQYVRQHPGEVCPAKWQEGGKTLKPSLDLVGKI, encoded by the coding sequence ATGTCACTTATTGGAACAGAAGTACTTCCATTCAAAGCATCCGCATTTCACAACGGTAAATTTATCGAGGTGACCGAAGAAAATTTCAAAGGGAAATGGAGCATTGTGTGCTTCTACCCGGCGGACTTTACGTTCGTATGCCCTACGGAGCTTGAAGATCTCCAGAACCACTACGAAACCTTTAAGCAACTTGGCGTTGAAGTATACTCCGTTTCGACGGACACGCATTTTACACATAAAGCATGGCATGAAAGCTCTCCTGCCATCGGCAAGGTTGAGTACATTATGATTGGCGACCCATCCCATGTGATCTCCCGCAACTTCGATGTCTTGATTGAAGCTGAAGGTCTGGCGGACCGCGGTACGTTCATCATCGATCCGGACGGGGTTATCCAAGCAGCCGAGATCAATGCCGGAGGCATCGGCCGCGATGCAGGTTCTCTTGTGAACAAGATCAAGGCGGCGCAATATGTTCGCCAGCATCCAGGTGAAGTATGCCCGGCGAAATGGCAGGAAGGCGGTAAAACGCTGAAGCCAAGCCTCGATCTCGTTGGCAAGATTTAA
- a CDS encoding LytR/AlgR family response regulator transcription factor, which translates to MNVAICDDDINVANLIEDILSNMCVMEFSSDVFLSGGDLLRCLQSGSHYNIYLLDIEMPGQNGIEIASVIREQDRDAIIIFITDHKEYVYEVFEVLPFRFLRKPVTAQKLSRILLDAAEHIQVSKQLFFFQIGHDKYQLRCSDILYFEGAGRKVVIHANQDTYEFYGKIADILPQLDTNLFCRIHASILVNMEYIRSIKKMAILLQNETQLPISKRYLNVVKQAHLSFIERRCGNP; encoded by the coding sequence ATGAATGTAGCGATATGTGATGATGATATAAACGTTGCGAATTTGATTGAGGATATACTTTCAAACATGTGCGTTATGGAATTTTCCAGCGATGTGTTCTTAAGTGGCGGTGACTTGCTAAGGTGTTTGCAATCCGGGTCACATTATAATATCTATCTGCTAGACATTGAAATGCCTGGCCAAAATGGTATTGAAATTGCTTCGGTTATCCGGGAGCAGGATCGAGATGCGATCATTATCTTTATCACAGACCATAAAGAGTATGTATATGAAGTTTTTGAAGTTTTGCCGTTTCGCTTTTTAAGAAAGCCTGTAACCGCACAAAAGTTGTCCCGCATCTTGCTGGACGCCGCGGAACACATCCAGGTGTCGAAGCAGCTATTCTTTTTTCAGATCGGACATGATAAATACCAGCTTCGGTGCAGTGATATTCTTTATTTTGAGGGGGCAGGAAGAAAAGTAGTTATCCATGCCAATCAGGATACCTATGAGTTTTACGGAAAAATCGCGGACATCCTGCCTCAATTGGATACAAATTTGTTTTGCCGGATTCACGCCTCAATCCTGGTGAATATGGAGTACATCCGCTCCATTAAAAAAATGGCTATTCTTTTGCAAAACGAAACGCAATTGCCGATCAGCAAGCGATATCTGAACGTGGTGAAACAGGCCCATCTGTCCTTCATAGAACGGAGATGCGGCAATCCATGA
- a CDS encoding sensor histidine kinase, with the protein MEIPFSLIFLLINLSLFVVFDKFSTLMHTERENTMLEQQVQLQHRHYKELEAAHQQVRALHHDMGNYIRTAQQLAANQTSNNELIGFLNAASGQLKEIETVISTGNQYLDSILNIKIAEMLREGVTVETDIHVPSELKLSFEQAVIIVGNLMDNAWEACRKLRDGERWVRLRLSYINHTLFIRIENSATPIQMWNNGLPVSTKNEPRFHGLGLKNVKKAVDELGTMDIESTAHSFLVRIALYDL; encoded by the coding sequence GTGGAAATTCCATTTAGTCTCATATTCTTGTTAATTAACCTTTCGCTGTTTGTGGTTTTTGACAAATTTTCTACCCTAATGCATACGGAGCGGGAAAACACCATGCTGGAACAGCAAGTGCAATTACAGCATAGGCATTACAAGGAACTGGAGGCCGCCCATCAGCAGGTCCGGGCACTGCATCATGATATGGGGAATTATATCAGAACAGCCCAGCAGTTGGCGGCAAATCAGACCAGCAACAACGAACTCATTGGTTTTTTAAACGCTGCGTCCGGCCAGCTCAAAGAAATTGAAACCGTGATTTCAACCGGGAACCAATACTTGGATTCCATATTGAACATCAAAATCGCCGAAATGCTGCGCGAGGGCGTAACCGTCGAGACGGATATTCATGTACCATCAGAATTAAAGCTGTCATTTGAACAAGCTGTCATTATCGTAGGAAATCTAATGGATAACGCCTGGGAGGCGTGCAGGAAATTGAGGGATGGGGAAAGGTGGGTGCGGTTACGTCTGTCCTACATCAACCACACGCTATTCATTCGCATAGAGAATTCAGCGACTCCCATTCAGATGTGGAATAACGGATTGCCTGTCTCTACGAAAAACGAACCGCGTTTTCATGGATTAGGATTAAAGAACGTTAAAAAAGCGGTGGATGAACTTGGCACCATGGATATAGAAAGCACGGCCCATTCTTTTCTTGTCCGGATAGCTTTGTATGACTTGTAA